A segment of the Centropristis striata isolate RG_2023a ecotype Rhode Island chromosome 15, C.striata_1.0, whole genome shotgun sequence genome:
ATCTACTTTCAATTATAATCCTTATCCAGAGTGTCAGGTACATGCTGTTGGACCCTCACACAGAATCTGTCTCGATAGCCGATTACACTGCActgctttgtgtgtctttccTCAGGTGGTGGATATCATGCGTGTAAACGTGGATAAGGTTCTGGAGCGTGATCAGAAGCTGTCAGAACTGGACGATAGGGCTGACGCCCTGCAGGCTGGAGCCTCTCAGTTTGAGACCAGCGCTGCAAAACTGAAGAATAAATACTGGTGGAAGAATGCCAAGGTGAGGACTTGCAGACGTGCTCGCTTGAATAGCAAATAACTGGGTATAAAGACAGCCATAGACTTGTCtgcttacaaagaaaaaaaacatgaataataacactacagacaggaggaggtgaaatgctggtgtcatttttgtgcttttaggAATTTGGCTTAGAAATACTCTCAGTGTGGTAAAATGGAAGAAAGGACAAAATTGACTGCTTTTCTAACGTCTTTTTCACAATCTCTACTGGCTACAGATGATGATTATCCTGGGTGTGATATGCGTGATTGTCCTCATCGTCATTATTGGTAAGAAtctttctgatgtttttgtgtgtattgatTTATAATTGTTGTCTCAGTGGACTTGAGGCAaacattgtcttttattttaatttgaggGCTCTTGCTTACATTATATCATCTTCTtttaaactaatgaaataaaaaaaaaatacataacataCATTTAGATTTTATTACACTATCTGTTTGTCCTAAATTTAACAAAAGTTACCATTAacaatgcctcatttgcatatttaaacataaaatttgaGATTGGTAATGCAAACTGTAAGTAATTAACTGGGAAAGTTTTACAGTGGCACC
Coding sequences within it:
- the vamp2 gene encoding vesicle-associated membrane protein 2; this translates as MSAPAGAPAPEGGNQPPNLTSNRRLQQTQAQVDEVVDIMRVNVDKVLERDQKLSELDDRADALQAGASQFETSAAKLKNKYWWKNAKMMIILGVICVIVLIVIIVYFST